From Virgibacillus natechei, the proteins below share one genomic window:
- a CDS encoding glycine betaine ABC transporter substrate-binding protein: MNFNKKGTFIILLLSLIMLLAACSNPGESSDATTDENNAGTDNDDPITIGQINWPENIAVTNMWKVILEDEGYNVDLTLADMGVQMASVADGSLDVSPEVWLPVQDKSYYEEYKDQAEFAEDPWYDNGIVGLAVPEYMDDINSIEDLNDNKDKFNGEIIGFEPGAGTMEVTHDVINDYDLDLELVESSEAAMIQTIRAAVDNEEPIVAPLWQPHYIFSEVDMKFLDDPQNTYGETEEIFMATRDGFESDYEDVYKWMTNWELNDDELGSLMLDVQEEEENPIEGAKKWVEENQDVIDEWKE; the protein is encoded by the coding sequence ATGAATTTTAATAAAAAAGGTACTTTTATTATTCTATTACTAAGTTTGATCATGTTACTGGCAGCATGCAGTAACCCCGGTGAATCAAGCGATGCAACTACAGACGAAAATAATGCAGGTACGGACAATGACGATCCCATCACCATTGGACAGATTAATTGGCCGGAAAATATTGCAGTGACAAATATGTGGAAAGTTATCCTGGAAGATGAGGGTTATAACGTAGACTTAACCCTTGCTGATATGGGAGTGCAGATGGCTTCTGTTGCTGATGGCAGCCTGGATGTTTCGCCAGAAGTTTGGTTACCCGTACAAGACAAATCGTATTATGAAGAATATAAAGACCAAGCTGAATTTGCAGAAGACCCTTGGTACGATAACGGTATTGTTGGATTAGCGGTTCCGGAGTATATGGATGACATCAATAGCATTGAAGATTTGAATGACAACAAAGATAAATTTAATGGCGAGATTATAGGATTTGAACCCGGAGCAGGAACAATGGAAGTCACACATGATGTGATCAATGACTATGATCTTGATCTTGAACTAGTCGAGAGTAGTGAAGCCGCCATGATTCAAACCATTCGCGCAGCGGTGGATAACGAAGAACCGATTGTGGCCCCACTATGGCAACCGCATTATATATTTTCCGAAGTCGATATGAAGTTTTTGGACGATCCACAAAACACATATGGAGAAACGGAAGAAATATTTATGGCCACCCGTGATGGATTTGAGTCGGACTATGAAGATGTCTATAAATGGATGACTAACTGGGAATTAAATGATGATGAACTAGGAAGCTTAATGCTTGACGTACAGGAAGAAGAAGAAAACCCCATAGAAGGTGCAAAAAAATGGGTGGAAGAGAATCAAGATGTCATTGACGAGTGGAAGGAATAA
- a CDS encoding type II toxin-antitoxin system RelE/ParE family toxin encodes MEENSYKIKITPKAYEDLDEIYGYIANDLYNEEAADNLMEKIESNVMRLNNFPFSCSFVRDEILKNKGYRKLVVENYTVFHLINEDAKHIVVMRVLYRRRKYQDLI; translated from the coding sequence ATGGAAGAAAATAGCTATAAAATTAAAATCACCCCAAAGGCATATGAAGATTTAGATGAAATTTATGGTTATATTGCTAATGACCTTTATAATGAAGAGGCAGCTGATAACCTTATGGAAAAAATAGAATCGAATGTTATGAGACTAAATAATTTCCCGTTTTCCTGTAGCTTCGTAAGGGATGAAATTTTAAAAAATAAAGGTTACCGTAAGCTCGTCGTTGAGAACTACACTGTTTTTCATTTGATCAATGAAGACGCAAAACATATTGTCGTTATGCGCGTTTTGTACAGAAGAAGAAAATATCAAGACCTTATTTAA
- a CDS encoding type II toxin-antitoxin system Phd/YefM family antitoxin, with amino-acid sequence MPEIRPIKDLRNTTDISELCHQTKEPVFITKDGYGDLVVMSMETYESSLGELELYQKLAEAEAQIKNGEELLEGEEVFKNLKKKHGRK; translated from the coding sequence TTGCCTGAAATTCGTCCGATAAAGGATTTGAGAAATACAACGGATATTTCTGAGCTGTGTCACCAAACCAAGGAACCAGTTTTTATCACGAAGGATGGTTATGGAGATTTGGTTGTTATGAGTATGGAAACTTACGAAAGTTCTTTAGGGGAACTGGAATTATACCAAAAACTAGCCGAGGCAGAAGCACAAATTAAAAATGGAGAAGAACTTTTAGAGGGAGAAGAAGTCTTTAAGAATCTAAAGAAGAAACATGGAAGAAAATAG
- a CDS encoding sigma factor — MFKQNERRIHYYIHRLNIRDPHQDFYTEGLVAMWNAYEKYQPDKGPLASMVERN; from the coding sequence ATTTTCAAGCAGAATGAGCGCAGGATTCATTATTATATTCATCGATTAAATATCAGAGATCCACATCAGGATTTTTACACAGAAGGTCTAGTTGCAATGTGGAATGCCTATGAGAAATACCAGCCGGATAAAGGTCCTTTAGCTAGCATGGTAGAAAGAAATTAA
- the mqo gene encoding malate dehydrogenase (quinone), giving the protein MNEQKKKDVILIGAGVMSTTLGTFLQKLEPNWNIKLFEKLDGAGKESTNEWNNAGTGHAALCELNYTVEKEDGSIDSSKAVEINEKFEISKQFWSYLVKEKKIQNPQAFIRALPHISFVQGEDNVDFLRRRFEALSYLPMFKEMEFTESPGELEKWVPLVTAGRTSETPIAGTKVDSGTDVNFGELTRKLANNLEKEDNIEIHYNSTVTKFHRQNDGKWEVIVRNFKNNTLESHIADFVFLGAGGNAIPLLQKTKIPESKQIGGFPISGAFLVCSNPEIVEQHEAKVYGKEPPGTPPMTVPHLDRRYHGDKDSLLFGPFAAIGPKFLKNGSNLDLLNSIKPNNVLTMLAAGIKNIPLVKYSIQQMLMKKEDRMQALRKYVPDAKDEDWDLVVAGKRVQIIKDTNHSGRGYIQFGTEIVQSEDHSIVALLGESPGASTSVAIMLDVLRENFPEHIETWKPKIKEMIPSFEESLAENIQLLEKVQKSSSHYLALEHNNVKS; this is encoded by the coding sequence ATGAACGAGCAGAAAAAAAAGGATGTTATTCTAATAGGCGCTGGTGTGATGAGTACTACCTTAGGAACATTTTTACAAAAATTAGAGCCAAATTGGAATATTAAACTGTTTGAAAAGCTGGATGGTGCTGGTAAGGAAAGTACAAACGAATGGAATAATGCTGGAACTGGACATGCAGCATTATGTGAGTTAAATTATACAGTTGAAAAAGAAGACGGCTCTATCGATTCTAGTAAAGCAGTAGAGATAAATGAAAAATTTGAAATTTCCAAGCAATTTTGGTCTTATTTAGTAAAAGAGAAGAAAATTCAAAACCCTCAAGCATTTATCCGTGCATTACCTCATATAAGTTTTGTGCAGGGGGAAGACAACGTAGATTTTTTACGTAGGCGATTTGAAGCATTATCATACCTTCCAATGTTTAAAGAAATGGAATTTACCGAGTCCCCCGGGGAATTAGAAAAGTGGGTTCCTCTAGTGACGGCGGGGCGCACGTCAGAAACGCCTATTGCAGGAACAAAAGTAGATTCGGGAACCGATGTCAATTTTGGTGAGCTTACTCGAAAACTAGCGAATAATTTAGAGAAAGAAGATAATATAGAAATTCATTACAATTCAACTGTTACTAAATTTCATCGTCAAAATGACGGTAAATGGGAAGTAATAGTTCGTAATTTTAAAAACAATACGCTTGAGTCTCATATAGCAGATTTTGTCTTTCTTGGAGCTGGTGGAAACGCAATTCCTCTATTACAAAAAACAAAGATTCCGGAAAGCAAACAGATTGGTGGCTTTCCAATCAGTGGTGCATTTTTGGTTTGTAGCAATCCAGAAATAGTTGAACAACATGAAGCTAAGGTTTATGGAAAAGAGCCTCCTGGTACGCCTCCCATGACTGTACCACACCTTGATAGACGATATCATGGTGATAAGGACAGCCTATTATTTGGACCGTTTGCTGCTATAGGACCTAAGTTTCTGAAGAATGGTTCTAATTTAGATCTTTTAAATTCTATTAAGCCAAATAACGTGTTAACGATGTTGGCTGCTGGTATAAAAAATATCCCTTTGGTTAAATATTCCATTCAACAGATGCTAATGAAAAAAGAGGACCGGATGCAAGCGTTACGAAAATATGTACCTGATGCAAAGGACGAAGATTGGGATCTTGTAGTTGCTGGAAAGCGTGTACAGATCATTAAAGATACGAATCATTCAGGCCGAGGATATATCCAATTCGGCACGGAAATTGTTCAATCCGAGGATCATTCTATCGTGGCATTATTAGGCGAATCTCCGGGTGCCTCTACTTCTGTGGCTATTATGTTAGACGTCTTACGCGAGAATTTCCCAGAACATATAGAAACATGGAAGCCCAAAATAAAAGAAATGATACCTTCTTTTGAGGAGTCCTTGGCAGAAAACATCCAGCTTCTGGAAAAGGTACAGAAATCTAGTTCCCATTACCTTGCTCTGGAACATAACAATGTTAAATCTTGA
- a CDS encoding FadR/GntR family transcriptional regulator, with the protein MDYKYKPIRTKKIYEEVADNLIDMIKSGQLSPGDKLESVEQLAKNFDVGRSAIREALSGLRTMGLVEMRQGEGTYVKEFDASKFTLPVTSAFLMKLEDVKELYQVRKILEVGTASLAAANHQEEDLLEIEKSLEEMKDTKGNEELAEKADLGFHLAIAKATHNQMLIYLMGSVSEIMTETIRETRRLLLYSEGGADKLFTEHQLIYEAIKSRQSDNADKYMYDHLANVEELLFKQIEEQED; encoded by the coding sequence ATGGACTATAAATATAAACCTATTCGAACGAAAAAAATTTATGAAGAGGTTGCAGATAACCTGATAGACATGATCAAGAGCGGTCAATTGAGCCCAGGGGATAAACTAGAGTCAGTGGAACAGCTAGCAAAGAACTTCGATGTCGGCCGCTCGGCGATCAGGGAAGCGCTCAGTGGACTTCGGACTATGGGACTTGTGGAAATGCGGCAGGGCGAAGGAACATATGTGAAGGAATTTGATGCCTCTAAATTCACACTTCCCGTAACTTCTGCCTTTTTAATGAAGCTGGAAGACGTGAAGGAACTTTACCAGGTTCGTAAAATACTCGAAGTGGGAACAGCTAGTCTTGCTGCTGCGAATCACCAGGAGGAAGATCTACTAGAGATTGAAAAGTCGCTGGAAGAGATGAAAGATACCAAAGGAAATGAAGAGTTGGCGGAAAAGGCTGATCTCGGCTTCCACCTGGCGATTGCCAAGGCCACCCATAATCAGATGCTAATTTACCTGATGGGAAGTGTGTCGGAAATCATGACGGAGACAATCAGAGAAACACGTCGGTTATTATTGTATTCCGAGGGAGGGGCGGATAAGCTCTTTACGGAGCACCAATTAATCTATGAAGCAATCAAATCAAGGCAGTCGGATAATGCGGATAAGTATATGTATGATCATTTAGCAAACGTGGAAGAGTTGCTGTTTAAACAGATCGAAGAACAAGAGGATTAA